Proteins encoded in a region of the Capra hircus breed San Clemente chromosome 3, ASM170441v1, whole genome shotgun sequence genome:
- the GCLM gene encoding glutamate--cysteine ligase regulatory subunit isoform X2, with the protein MGTDSRAAGALLARASTLHLQTGNLLNWGRLRKKCPSTHSEELRDCIQKTLNEWSSQISPDLIREFPDVLECTVSHAVEKINPDEREEMKVSAKLFIVGSNSSSSTRNAVDMACSVLGVAQLDSVIIASPPIEDGVNLSLEHLQPYWEELQNLVQSKKIVAIGTSDLDKTQLEQLYQWAQVKPNSNQVNLASCCVMPPDLTAFAKQFDIQLLTHNDPKELLSEASFQEALQESIPDIRAHEWVPLWLLRYSVIVKSRGIIKSKGYILQAKRKGS; encoded by the exons ATGGGCACCGACAGCCGCGCGGCCGGAGCGCTCCTGGCGCGGGCCAGCACCCTGCACCTGCAGACGGGGAACCTGCTGAACTGGGGCCGCCTGCGGAAGAAGTGCCCGTCCACGCACAGCGAGGAG CTTCGAGATTGTATTCAAAAGACCTTAAATGAGTGGAGTTCCCAAATCAGCCCAGATTTGATCAGG GAGTTTCCAGATGTCTTGGAATGTACTGTATCTCATGCGGTAGAAAAGATAAATCCcgatgaaagagaagaaatgaaagtttCTG CAAAACTGTTCATTGTAGGATCAAACTCTTCATCATCAACTAGAAATGCAGTCGATATGG CCTGctcagtccttggagttgcacaGCTGGATTCTGTGATCATTGCTTCACCTCCTATTGAAGATGGAGTGAATCTTTCCTTGGAACATTTGCAGCCTTACTGGGAAGAATTACAAAACTTAGTTCAGAGCAAAAAGATTGTTGCTATTGGGACCTCTGATCTGGACAAAACCCAGTTGGAGCAGCTGTATCAGTGGGCACAG gTAAAACCAAATAGTAACCAAGTTAATCTTGCCTCCTGCTGTGTGATGCCACCTGATTTGACTGCATTTGCTAAACAGTTTGACATACAGCTATTGACTCATAATGATCCAAAAG aaCTGCTTTCTGAAGCAAGTTTCCAAGAAGCACTTCAGGAGAGCATCCCTGACATTCGAGCACATGAGTGGGTGCCTCTGTGGCTACTGCGGTACTCGGTCATTGTTAAAAGTAGAGGAATTATCAAATCAAAAGGCTACATCTTACAAGCTAAAAGAAAGGGTTCCTAA
- the GCLM gene encoding glutamate--cysteine ligase regulatory subunit isoform X1, with protein sequence MRSDASCRCSRLMTKLSNLLDRSPGRGDKRGPIPRFVPLSSSLPFSHGVQLRDCIQKTLNEWSSQISPDLIREFPDVLECTVSHAVEKINPDEREEMKVSAKLFIVGSNSSSSTRNAVDMACSVLGVAQLDSVIIASPPIEDGVNLSLEHLQPYWEELQNLVQSKKIVAIGTSDLDKTQLEQLYQWAQVKPNSNQVNLASCCVMPPDLTAFAKQFDIQLLTHNDPKELLSEASFQEALQESIPDIRAHEWVPLWLLRYSVIVKSRGIIKSKGYILQAKRKGS encoded by the exons ATGAGGAGTGACGCCTCTTGTCGGTGCTCCCGGCTGATGACCAAACTCTCGAACCTATTGGATCGCTCTCCCGGGCGAGGGGATAAGAGAGGGCCGATCCCGCGCTTCGTCCCCCTCTCTAGCTCACTCCCTTTCTCCCACGGCGTCCAG CTTCGAGATTGTATTCAAAAGACCTTAAATGAGTGGAGTTCCCAAATCAGCCCAGATTTGATCAGG GAGTTTCCAGATGTCTTGGAATGTACTGTATCTCATGCGGTAGAAAAGATAAATCCcgatgaaagagaagaaatgaaagtttCTG CAAAACTGTTCATTGTAGGATCAAACTCTTCATCATCAACTAGAAATGCAGTCGATATGG CCTGctcagtccttggagttgcacaGCTGGATTCTGTGATCATTGCTTCACCTCCTATTGAAGATGGAGTGAATCTTTCCTTGGAACATTTGCAGCCTTACTGGGAAGAATTACAAAACTTAGTTCAGAGCAAAAAGATTGTTGCTATTGGGACCTCTGATCTGGACAAAACCCAGTTGGAGCAGCTGTATCAGTGGGCACAG gTAAAACCAAATAGTAACCAAGTTAATCTTGCCTCCTGCTGTGTGATGCCACCTGATTTGACTGCATTTGCTAAACAGTTTGACATACAGCTATTGACTCATAATGATCCAAAAG aaCTGCTTTCTGAAGCAAGTTTCCAAGAAGCACTTCAGGAGAGCATCCCTGACATTCGAGCACATGAGTGGGTGCCTCTGTGGCTACTGCGGTACTCGGTCATTGTTAAAAGTAGAGGAATTATCAAATCAAAAGGCTACATCTTACAAGCTAAAAGAAAGGGTTCCTAA